From Streptomyces asiaticus, one genomic window encodes:
- a CDS encoding nuclear transport factor 2 family protein yields MTTRTPEQIFHDHGQALGSGDLDRISANYAEDAVFVTPSGVLRGREGVKRGIGALLGDLPNAAWELKPQLADDVLFLEWSAATAHARVGDGVDTFVFRDGLIQAQTVRYTLVAEEG; encoded by the coding sequence ATGACGACCCGGACCCCCGAGCAGATCTTCCATGACCACGGCCAAGCGCTCGGCTCGGGCGACCTGGACCGGATCAGTGCCAACTACGCGGAGGACGCGGTCTTCGTCACGCCCTCCGGTGTGCTGCGGGGCCGCGAAGGGGTGAAGCGGGGCATCGGCGCGCTGCTCGGCGATCTCCCCAACGCCGCCTGGGAGTTGAAGCCCCAGTTGGCGGATGACGTCCTCTTCCTCGAGTGGTCGGCCGCCACCGCCCATGCGCGGGTGGGGGACGGAGTCGACACCTTCGTCTTCCGCGACGGCCTCATCCAGGCCCAGACCGTGCGCTACACCCTGGTCGCCGAAGAGGGCTGA